One genomic region from Equus asinus isolate D_3611 breed Donkey chromosome 10, EquAss-T2T_v2, whole genome shotgun sequence encodes:
- the SLC12A7 gene encoding solute carrier family 12 member 7 isoform X7: MDEQSDEGGATSGDGNPRESSPFINNVEVDRESFFERKNMALFEEEMDSNPMVSSLLNKLANYTNLSQGAVEHEEGEESRRHEVKGPRMGTFIGVYLPCLQNILGVILFLRLTWIVGAAGVLESFLIVSMCCTCTMLTAISMSAIATNGVVPAGGSYYMISRSLGPEFGGAVGLCFYLGTTFAGAMYILGTIEIFLTYISPSASIIQADSVDGEAAAMLHNMRVYGTCTLVFMAMVVFVGVKYVNKLALVFLACVVLSILAIYAGVIKTAFDPPDIPVCLLGNRTLSRRGFDLCAKVHTINNSTATTALWGLFCNSSMPNATCDEYFAQNNVTEIQGIPGVASGVLLDNLWSAYADKGAFVEKKGASSMAVPEESRASGLPYVLTDIMTYFTMLVGIYFPSVTGIMAGSNRSGDLKDAQKSIPTGTILAIVTTSFIYLSCIVLFGACIEGVILRDKFGEALQGNLVIGMLAWPSPWVIVIGSFFSTCGAGLQSLTGAPRLLQAIARDGIIPFLQVFGHGKSNGEPTWALLLTALICETGILIASLDSVAPILSMFFLMCYMFVNLACAVQTLLRTPNWRPRFKYYHWTLSFLGMSLCLALMFICSWYYALFAMLIAGCIYKYIEYRGAEKEWGDGIRGLSLNAARYALLRVEQGPPHTKNWRPQVLVMLNLDAEQQVKHPRLLSFTTQLKAGKGLTIVGSVLEGTYLDKRAEAQQAEENIRSLMGAEKTKGFCQLVVSSNLRDGMSHLIQSAGLGGMKHNTVLMAWPASWKQEDNPFSWKNFVDTVRDTTAAHQALLVAKNVDLFPQNQERFSDGNIDVWWIVHDGGLLMLLPFLLRQHKVWRKCRMRIFTVAQVDDNSIQMKKDLQMFLYHLRISAEVEVVEMVENDISAFTYEKTLMMEQRSQMLKQMQLSKTEREREAQLIHDRNTASHSAAAGKTQPPSTPDKVQMTWTKEKLIAEKSKNRDPGVSGFKDLFTLKPEWGNLNQCNVRRMHTAVKLNDVLLNKSQDAQLVLLNMPGPPKNRQGDENYMEFLEVLTEGLNRVLLVRGSGREVITIYS; encoded by the exons GAGATGGAAACCCGAGAGAGAGCAGCCCGTTCATTAACAATGTGGAGGTGGACAGAGAGAGCTTCTTCGAAAGGAAGAATATGGCGCTGTTTGAG GAGGAGATGGACAGCAACCCCATGGTGTCTTCCCTCCTCAACAAGCTGGCCAACTACACCAACCTGAGCCAGGGCGCCGTGGAGCACGAGGAGGGCGAGGAGAGCAGGAGGCACGAGGTCAAG GGCCCGCGCATGGGCACCTTCATCGGCGTCTACCTGCCCTGCCTGCAGAACATCCTCGGCGTGATCCTCTTTCTGCGCCTGACGTGGATCGTGGGGGCCGCCGGCGTCCTGGAGTCGTTCCTCATCGTGTCCATGTGCTGCACCTGT ACAATGCTGACCGCCATCTCCATGAGCGCGATTGCAACCAACGGCGTGGTCCCAG CTGGCGGCTCGTACTACATGATATCACGGTCTCTGGGGCCTGAGTTCGGAGGGGCCGTGGGCCTCTGCTTCTACCTGGGCACTACGTTCGCAGGGGCCATGTACATTTTGGGGACCATTGAGATTTTTCTG ACTTACATCTCCCCGAGTGCGTCCATCATCCAGGCCGATTCGGTGGACGGCGAGGCGGCGGCCATGCTGCACAACATGCGTGTGTACGGGACGTGCACGCTGGTCTTCATGGCCATGGTGGTCTTCGTGGGCGTCAAGTACGTCAACAAGCTGGCCCTGGTGTTCCTGGCCTGCGTGGTGCTGTCCATCCTCGCCATCTATGCTGGCGTCATCAAGACCGCCTTTGACCCCCCGGACATCCC GGTCTGTCTGCTGGGGAACCGCACCTTGTCAAGACGCGGCTTCGACCTCTGCGCCAAAGTCCACACTATCAATAACAGCACGGCCACCACTGCGCTCTGGGGCCTCTTCTGCAACAGCTCCATGCCCAATGCCACCTGCGACGAGTACTTTGCCCAGAACAACGTCACGGAGATCCAGGGCATCCCCGGGGTGGCCAGCGGCGTCCTCCTGG ATAACCTGTGGAGTGCATACGCAGACAAGGGGGCGTTTGTGGAGAAGAAGGGCGCATCTTCCATGGCTGTGCCGGAGGAGAGCAGAGCCAGCGGGCTGCCCTACGTCCTCACGGACATCATGACCTACTTCACCATGCTGGTCGGCATCTACTTCCCCTCGGTGACCG GTATCATGGCGGGCTCAAACCGGTCCGGGGACCTCAAGGACGCCCAGAAGTCGATCCCCACGGGGACCATCTTGGCCATCGTGACCACGTCTTTTATTT ACCTCTCCTGCATCGTGCTTTTTGGAGCCTGCATCGAGGGCGTGATCTTACGAGATAA GTTTGGGGAGGCCCTGCAGGGGAATCTCGTCATTGGCATGCTGGCCTGGCCGTCTCCGTGGGTCATTGTCATCGGCTCCTTCTTCTCGACCTGTGGCGCCGGCCTGCAGAGCCTGACTGGGGCGCCGCGCCTGCTGCAGGCTATCGCTCGGGACGGCATCATCCCTTTCCTCCAG GTGTTCGGCCATGGGAAGTCCAACGGGGAGCCCACGTGGGCCCTGCTGCTCACGGCCCTCATCTGCGAGACCGGCATCCTCATTGCCTCCCTGGACAGCGTGGCCCCGATCCTCTCCAT GTTCTTTCTCATGTGCTACATGTTTGTGAACCTGGCTTGCGCTGTGCAGACCCTGCTGCGCACACCCAACTGGCGTCCGCGCTTCAAGTACTACCACTG GACGCTGTCCTTCCTCGGCATGAGCCTGTGCCTCGCGCTGATGTTCATCTGCTCCTGGTACTACGCCCTCTTTGCCATGCTCATAGCCGGCTGCATCTACAAGTACATCGAGTACCGAGG GGCCGAGAAGGAGTGGGGTGACGGCATCAGGGGGCTGTCACTGAACGCTGCCCGCTATGCCCTGCTGCGTGTGGAGCAAGGGCCCCCCCACACCAAGAACTGGAG GCCCCAGGTGCTGGTGATGCTGAACCTGGACGCGGAGCAGCAGGTCAAGCACCCGCGCCTGCTGTCCTTCACCACGCAGCTCAAGGCTGGCAAGGGGCTGACCATCGTGGGCTCCGTGCTGGAGGGCACCTACCTGGACAAGCGTGCTGAAGCCCAGCAGGCTGAGGAG AACATCCGGTCTCTGATGGGAGCTGAGAAGACCAAAGGCTTCTGCCAGCTGGTGGTGTCCTCCAACCTGCGGGATGGCATGTCCCACCTCATCCAGTCGGCTGGTCTAGGGGGCATGAAGCACAACACAGTGCTCATGGCCTGGCCCGCGTCCTGGAAGCAGGAGGACAACCCTTTCTCCTGGAAGAACTTCGTCG ACACCGTCCGTGACACCACGGCCGCGCATCAGGCCCTACTGGTGGCCAAGAACGTGGACCTGTTTCCACAAAACCAGGAGCGGTTCAGCGACGGGAACATCGACGTGTGGTGGATCGTGCACGACGGGGGCCTGCTCATGCTGCTGCCCTTCCTGCTGCGGCAGCACAAG GTGTGGAGGAAGTGCCGGATGCGCATCTTCACGGTGGCCCAGGTGGACGACAACAGCATCCAGATGAAGAAGGACCTGCAGATGTTCCTGTACCACCTCAGGATCAGCGcggaggtggaggtggtggagatg GTTGAAAACGACATTTCGGCGTTCACGTATGAGAAGACCCTGATGATGGAGCAGAGGTCCCAGATGCTGAAGCAGATGCAGCTGTCCAAGACGGAGCGGGAGAGGGAG GCTCAGCTCATCCACGACAGGAACACCGCCTCCCATTCTGCGGCAGCCGGCAAGACACAGCCGCCGTCCACGCCAGACAAGGTGCAGATGACCTGGACAAAGGAGAAGCTGATTgctgagaagtccaagaacaGAGACCCCGGTGTGTCCGGGTTCAAAGACCTCTTCACTCTGAAGCC AGAATGGGGAAACCT GAACCAGTGCAACGTCAGGAGGATGCACACGGCCGTGAAGCTCAACGATGTCCTGCTCAACAAGTCCCAGGACGCCCAGCTGGTCCTACTGAACATGCCGGGGCCCCCCAAAAACCGGCAGGGGGACGAGAACT ACATGGAGTTCCTCGAGGTCCTGACCGAGGGGCTCAACAGGGTCCTCCTTGTCAGGGGCAGTGGCCGGGAGGTGATCACCATCTACTCCTAA